The Streptomyces sp. NBC_01268 genome window below encodes:
- a CDS encoding response regulator — protein sequence MTRVLVVEDDAQLARALTINLKARKYDVDAAHDAAAALRLAATEPPDVILLDLGLPDMDGIDLIRALRGWNRAPVLVLSARSGSEDKIRALDAGADDYMTKPFSMDELLARLRAATRRIEESPAQARPSTGAAAALVTTDEFTVDLVAKKVRRGDRDVRLTPTEWHLLEILICNPGVLVSQQRLLKEVWGPSYSSKTNYLRVYMAQLRRKLEADPSHPRYLITEPGMGYRFEA from the coding sequence ATGACCCGGGTCCTGGTCGTCGAGGACGACGCGCAGCTCGCGCGCGCTCTGACGATCAACCTCAAAGCACGCAAGTACGACGTGGACGCGGCCCACGACGCCGCCGCCGCGCTCCGGCTCGCGGCCACCGAGCCACCGGACGTGATCCTCCTGGATCTCGGGTTGCCCGACATGGACGGCATCGACCTCATCCGGGCGCTGCGAGGCTGGAACCGGGCCCCGGTGCTCGTGCTCTCCGCCCGCAGCGGGTCCGAGGACAAGATCCGGGCCCTCGATGCGGGTGCGGACGACTACATGACCAAGCCCTTCAGCATGGACGAACTGCTCGCCCGGCTGAGGGCGGCTACCCGCCGGATCGAGGAGTCGCCCGCGCAGGCGCGGCCGAGTACCGGAGCGGCGGCCGCGCTGGTCACGACCGACGAGTTCACGGTCGATCTCGTGGCGAAGAAGGTACGCCGCGGTGACCGCGACGTCCGGCTCACCCCGACGGAGTGGCACCTGCTGGAGATCCTCATCTGTAACCCCGGCGTCCTCGTCAGCCAGCAGCGCCTCCTCAAGGAGGTGTGGGGGCCGAGCTACAGCAGCAAGACCAACTATTTGAGGGTCTACATGGCGCAGCTGCGTCGCAAACTGGAGGCGGACCCGTCACACCCCCGCTATCTGATCACCGAGCCCGGCATGGGATACCGCTTCGAGGCGTGA